A region from the Janthinobacterium agaricidamnosum genome encodes:
- a CDS encoding ABC transporter ATP-binding protein, with translation MLTINNLSKSFGGVHAVQDVSFTVKEGNIHSVIGPNGAGKTTLFNLITGVYTPTKGEILLNGENVAAMSPDALARRGMSRTFQNLQVCMNMTAIDNVMVGAHLRLNQNLFASMLRLPSVRRADAACRDEAAGLMEFVGVGRHIGDEAGQMSYGALKRLEIARALAAKPKVLLLDEPAAGLNHTETGEIEALIRKVAQSGVTVVLVEHDMKLVMNLSDHILVLDYGKKLAEGTAAEVRANPDVVAAYLGVAA, from the coding sequence ATGCTGACGATTAACAACCTGAGCAAGAGCTTCGGCGGCGTGCACGCGGTGCAGGACGTGAGCTTTACCGTCAAGGAAGGCAATATCCACTCCGTGATCGGGCCGAACGGCGCCGGCAAGACGACCCTGTTCAACCTGATCACCGGTGTCTATACGCCGACCAAAGGCGAGATCCTGCTCAATGGCGAGAACGTGGCCGCCATGTCGCCCGATGCGCTGGCGCGGCGCGGCATGAGCCGCACTTTCCAGAATCTGCAGGTGTGCATGAACATGACAGCGATCGACAATGTGATGGTGGGCGCGCACCTGCGCCTGAACCAGAACCTGTTTGCCTCCATGCTGCGTTTGCCGTCCGTGCGCCGCGCGGATGCGGCCTGCCGCGACGAGGCGGCGGGCCTGATGGAATTTGTCGGCGTCGGCCGCCACATCGGCGACGAGGCAGGGCAGATGTCGTATGGCGCATTAAAACGCCTGGAAATCGCCCGTGCGCTGGCGGCCAAGCCGAAGGTGCTGCTGCTCGACGAACCGGCGGCGGGCCTGAACCACACGGAGACGGGCGAGATCGAAGCCCTGATCCGCAAGGTGGCGCAATCGGGCGTGACGGTGGTGCTGGTCGAGCATGACATGAAACTGGTGATGAATTTGTCGGACCATATCCTGGTGCTCGACTATGGCAAGAAGCTGGCCGAAGGGACCGCTGCCGAAGTGCGCGCCAATCCCGACGTGGTGGCGGCATACCTGGGAGTGGCGGCATGA
- a CDS encoding branched-chain amino acid ABC transporter permease, whose protein sequence is MKNFLTRSRHGGLLVLALVLAILPLFLSNAFYYDVAIRIALNAIVVIGLNLLMGYTGQISLGHAGFYGLGAYASAVLTTHYGWPPLAALAAGAVATGLLALLLARPVLKLKGHTLAMATLGLGIIISIVINNETQWTGGPDGIGVSAFSVAGLEIAGEKSWYLVCAVLLLLVTWLALNLIDSPVGRALQAIHGSEVAARVVGVDTTRFKVRVFVLSAVIASIAGSISAHYIGFITPNLAGFFHSIELVTMVVVGGMASIFGSIIGAALLTVLPQLLSSFEGWETVVFGVILMATMIFMPKGLVPSLASRSRKRSATPKAPPQSAREV, encoded by the coding sequence ATGAAGAATTTCCTTACCCGCTCGCGCCATGGCGGCTTGCTGGTGCTGGCGCTCGTGCTGGCCATCCTGCCGCTGTTCCTCAGCAATGCGTTCTACTATGACGTGGCGATCCGCATCGCGCTGAACGCCATCGTCGTCATCGGCCTGAACCTCTTGATGGGCTATACGGGCCAGATCAGCCTCGGTCACGCGGGCTTCTATGGCCTGGGCGCGTATGCGTCGGCCGTGCTGACCACGCACTATGGCTGGCCGCCGCTGGCCGCCCTGGCCGCCGGCGCCGTCGCCACGGGCCTGCTGGCGCTGCTGCTGGCGCGTCCCGTACTGAAACTCAAGGGCCATACCCTGGCCATGGCGACGCTGGGACTGGGCATCATCATTTCCATCGTCATCAACAACGAGACGCAATGGACGGGCGGTCCGGACGGCATCGGCGTCTCCGCCTTCAGTGTCGCCGGCCTGGAAATCGCCGGCGAAAAATCATGGTACCTGGTGTGCGCCGTGCTGCTGTTGCTGGTCACGTGGCTGGCCCTGAACCTCATCGATTCGCCCGTCGGCCGGGCGCTGCAGGCCATCCACGGTTCGGAAGTGGCGGCCCGCGTGGTCGGCGTCGATACGACGCGCTTCAAGGTGCGCGTGTTCGTGCTGTCGGCGGTGATTGCCAGCATCGCGGGCAGCATCAGCGCCCATTACATCGGCTTCATCACGCCCAACCTGGCCGGCTTCTTCCACTCGATCGAGCTGGTGACGATGGTGGTGGTGGGCGGCATGGCGTCGATCTTCGGTTCCATCATCGGCGCCGCGCTGCTGACGGTCTTGCCGCAACTGCTGTCCAGTTTTGAAGGCTGGGAAACGGTAGTGTTCGGCGTGATCCTGATGGCGACCATGATCTTCATGCCCAAGGGCCTGGTGCCGAGCCTGGCCAGCCGTTCGCGCAAGCGTTCTGCCACGCCGAAAGCACCGCCTCAATCTGCACGGGAGGTGTGA
- a CDS encoding branched-chain amino acid ABC transporter permease, with product MEVAQFLQFLYSGMTVGSAYALAALGFTIIYNTSGVINFAQGEFIMLGGMLAAVMSAAGVPLPLAIILAVIATGIVGLLMEKAVIEPAQNAQVITLLIITIGASLVLRGLVQIWLGKDTHSLPAFSGDAPIEFFGASLLPQSLWVLGVTVVIVLVLGWFFGRTLMGKAMLATSHNKLAAQLVGINTRKVLLFSFGLSALLGAAGGILVAPITYTSYDAGIMLGLKGFVAAVLGGLGGGAGAIAGGLILGIAEAMTAGYISSAYKDAVPFVLILLILFFLPQGLFGAKNSERV from the coding sequence ATGGAAGTCGCACAATTTCTACAATTTCTGTATTCCGGGATGACGGTCGGTTCCGCCTACGCGCTGGCGGCGCTGGGCTTTACCATCATCTACAACACCAGCGGCGTGATCAATTTCGCGCAGGGCGAATTCATCATGCTGGGCGGGATGCTGGCCGCCGTGATGTCGGCCGCCGGCGTGCCGCTGCCGCTGGCCATCATCCTGGCCGTCATCGCCACCGGCATCGTTGGCCTATTGATGGAAAAAGCCGTGATCGAACCGGCGCAAAACGCGCAGGTCATCACGCTCTTGATCATTACCATCGGCGCTTCGCTCGTGCTGCGCGGCCTCGTGCAAATCTGGCTGGGCAAGGATACGCACTCGCTGCCGGCCTTTTCCGGCGACGCGCCGATCGAATTTTTTGGCGCGAGCCTGCTGCCGCAAAGCCTGTGGGTGCTGGGCGTGACGGTCGTCATCGTGCTGGTGCTGGGCTGGTTCTTCGGCCGCACGCTGATGGGCAAGGCCATGCTGGCCACCTCGCACAACAAGCTGGCCGCGCAACTGGTGGGCATCAACACGCGCAAGGTGCTGCTGTTCTCGTTCGGCCTGTCGGCCCTGCTGGGCGCGGCGGGCGGCATCCTGGTCGCACCGATCACCTATACATCGTATGACGCGGGCATCATGCTGGGCCTGAAAGGTTTTGTCGCCGCCGTATTGGGTGGCCTCGGTGGCGGCGCGGGCGCGATTGCCGGCGGCCTGATCCTCGGCATCGCCGAAGCCATGACGGCCGGCTACATCTCGTCGGCCTACAAGGATGCGGTGCCGTTCGTGCTGATTCTATTGATCCTGTTCTTCCTGCCGCAAGGCTTGTTTGGCGCTAAAAATTCGGAGCGTGTATGA
- a CDS encoding ABC transporter ATP-binding protein — translation MKMEKPQTPLVLDIAGLTSHYGRIQALHGIDLQVRQGQLVALVGANGAGKTTLLRAISGVQPISAGSIAFAGQDVSRMSADKRVRAGICQVPEGRQVFGPMTVEDNLRLGAFTRPAQDVAGDMERMYGLFPILKEKRLLLAGTLSGGQQQMLAMARALMGRPQLLLLDEPSMGLAPLLIAEIFRIVAELRDQGITIFLVEQNAHAALSIADVGYVIETGAITLSGPGPELLHNEQVQSAYLGM, via the coding sequence ATGAAGATGGAAAAACCCCAGACACCGCTGGTGCTCGATATCGCCGGCCTGACTAGCCATTACGGCCGCATCCAGGCCCTGCACGGCATCGACCTGCAAGTGCGCCAGGGCCAGCTGGTGGCGCTGGTGGGCGCCAATGGCGCCGGCAAGACGACCTTGCTGCGGGCGATCTCCGGCGTGCAGCCGATCAGCGCCGGCAGCATCGCCTTCGCCGGCCAGGACGTCAGCCGCATGAGCGCCGACAAGCGCGTGCGCGCCGGCATCTGCCAGGTGCCGGAAGGGCGGCAAGTGTTCGGCCCCATGACGGTGGAAGACAATCTGCGCCTGGGCGCGTTTACACGCCCCGCACAGGACGTGGCGGGCGACATGGAGCGCATGTACGGCCTGTTTCCGATCCTGAAGGAAAAGCGCCTGCTGCTGGCCGGCACGCTCTCCGGCGGACAGCAGCAGATGCTGGCCATGGCGCGCGCGCTGATGGGCCGCCCGCAACTGCTGCTGCTCGATGAACCGAGCATGGGCCTGGCGCCGCTCCTGATCGCGGAAATCTTCCGCATCGTGGCCGAGCTGCGCGACCAGGGCATCACCATCTTCCTCGTCGAGCAGAACGCGCACGCGGCCCTGTCGATCGCCGACGTGGGCTATGTGATCGAGACGGGCGCGATTACCCTGTCCGGTCCCGGTCCCGAATTGCTGCACAACGAGCAGGTACAAAGCGCGTACCTGGGTATGTGA